The Salvelinus fontinalis isolate EN_2023a chromosome 9, ASM2944872v1, whole genome shotgun sequence genome has a window encoding:
- the szl gene encoding sizzled: protein MDLLTVTLALLVLLTPAWGFDMGQSTRCVPIPHQMSVCQDVGYSEMRLPNFLGHSSLESEVVPRSEDWRPLLQTGCHPHAQAFLCSLIAPVCLDTFFQPCRSLCVAVRDSCAPVLACQGHVWPEALDCDRFPAQEDMCLTPHPKHSNSHLAKALPQPACQACPSVEEHPTLKTVLDALCQDDFAVTAKLSRRRRPSGEPEFEVEGRVEFIRQGPLLPYDTQHLLQQWLLINLRCANALVRPGRAQLYLLTGAVQPEGTLALTRLFPWHKKDHGIAVATRKWKHHKC, encoded by the exons ATGGATCTCCTCACCGTAACCCTGGCTCTCTTGGTTCTCCTGACCCCAGCCTGGGGCTTCGACATGGGCCAGTCGACCCGGTGCGTGCCCATCCCCCACCAGATGAGTGTGTGCCAGGACGTGGGCTACTCAGAGATGAGGCTGCCAAACTTCCTGGGCCACAGCAGCCTGGAGAGCGAAGTGGTTCCCCGCTCGGAGGACTGGAGACCCCTGCTGCAGACTGGCTGCCATCCCCATGCCCAAGCCTTCCTCTGCTCCCTCATTGCCCCCGTCTGCCTCGACAC GTTTTTCCAGCCGTGCCGTAGCCTGTGCGTGGCCGTCAGGGACAGCTGTGCTCCAGTACTGGCCTGTCAGGGCCACGTCTGGCCAGAGGCGCTGGACTGTGACCGTTTCCCTGCCCAGGAGGACATGTGTCTGACCCCCCACCCCAAACACAGCAACAGCCACCTCGCCAAAGCATTGCCTCAGCCTGCATGCCAAGCCTGTCCTTCCGTGGAGGAGCACCCTACACTGAAGACAGTTCTGGACGCTCTGTGCCAGGATGACTTTG CTGTAACAGCCAAGCTGTCTCGCCGGCGCCGGCCCTCGGGGGAGCCAGAGTTTGAGGTGGAGGGTCGGGTGGAGTTTATCCGCCAGGGCCCCCTGCTTCCCTACGacacccagcacctcctccagcaGTGGCTGCTTATTAACCTACGGTGTGCCAACGCCCTAGTCCGGCCCGGCCGCGCCCAGCTCTACCTGCTGACTGGGGCGGTGCAGCCAGAAGGCACCCTGGCCCTCACCCGCCTCTTCCCCTGGCACAAGAAGGACCACGGCATCGCAGTGGCCACACGCAAGTGGAAGCACCACAAGTGTTGA